A stretch of the Festucalex cinctus isolate MCC-2025b chromosome 20, RoL_Fcin_1.0, whole genome shotgun sequence genome encodes the following:
- the sycp2l gene encoding synaptonemal complex protein 2-like isoform X5 gives MKACLSRGDSSRMACLLRDEGLHESTLNQLGLQVRKLLSSDDFGQVAVVMKALEILFGNNDLQETMVNLGITHQVLSWFQTTRELLTSESQRRSPQLPLMESFYDFLAVLNQSCLPASELSLTLVQLLNTLLESQLRFSVRLEAVRTFNSILHSLQTDQKKRIQSDQTLLWMMWELGEAMQTVGDYELQVSLAETLCHMTPRKERVQRANRWFSCSDIAEAFGLIKGSDFEVDCRHFLNFLNDRQGKARRVWTFPCIRAFLETTELVRPKNDKWDEYWVDFNFGSQRVSFFIDLPQGFLWGSVHLLKDHVDQYQLEVQEEEGSGDQVVLSVHLKLPIMHLGVNGHRVKLFFQPELLGELKAAAAGIFTEANKDTGDDGQASTSPTQPLRQKTYRRKSLGQLKVLPMSPLSSDETLVAKTSQSRAEILFDKVGGSMPLTDAGVLAGAEPEIFLEDKLVVGQGCSPLNKRFNRKRAATDSGYLSHECDILRKPAGPQPGEPQPAGVEPEGSPKEPAVEPHGIESPPMKGEEPVNHQEAETKLDSTSTIKNSFDVFIRSLEQHYNDCWQKVQTQILLLPEEYKQEVTSLFDNIRQQRAVMLHNLEKSTSVHVKCLEETSTYLNSMSSRIQVFFQSEQRKLSDFCEQHHVMCVCDLLTQLKWVWRLV, from the exons ATGAAGGCATGTCTGTCCCGCGGTGACTCATCCCGAATGGCTTGTTTGCTTCGCGATGAAGGCTTGCACGAGAGCACACTTAACCAACTGGGCCTGCAGGTCCGCAAG CTGCTGAGCTCGGACGATTTTGGTCAAGTGGCCGTGGTCATGAAGGCTTTGGAGATTCTGTTTGGCAACAATGACCTCCAGGAGACCATGGTCAATCTCGGAATCACCCACCAA GTGCTGTCTTGGTTCCAAACAACACGGGAGCTCCTGACCTCGGAATCCCAGAGACGCTCGCCCCAGCTGCCGCTGATGGAAAGCTTCTACGATTTCCTGGCG GTGCTGAACCAATCATGTCTTCCAG CTTCTGAACTGTCGTTGACCCTGGTGCAACTTCTGAACACGCTCCTGGAATCGCAACTACGCTTCAGTGTCAGACTGGAG GCCGTGAGAACATTCAACAGCATCCTGCATTCACTGCAAACAGATCAGAAGAAACGCATCCAATCGGACCAAACGCTCCTGTGGATGAT GTGGGAGTTGGGGGAGGCCATGCAGACAGTTGGAG ACTACGAGTTGCAGGTGAGCCTAGCGGAGACTTTGTGCCATATGACTCCCAGGAAGGAGCGAGTCCAGCGAGCCAATCGGTGGTTCTCTTGCTCTGACATTGCAGAAGCATTTGGTCTCATCAAAGGTTCGGACTTTGAGGTG GATTGTCGGCATTTCCTCAACTTCCTCAATGATCGTCAAGGCAAAGCGAGAAG GGTTTGGACCTTCCCGTGCATCAGAGCCTTCTTGGAGACCACAGAG CTTGTTCGCcccaaaaatgacaaatggGATGAGTACTGGGTAGACTTTAACTTTGGATCACAACGTGTCAGCTTTTTCATAGACCTTCCTCAG GGCTTTCTGTGGGGTTCTGTGCACCTACTCAAGGATCACGTGGACCAGTACCAGCTTGAGGTCCAGGAGGAGG AAGGCAGTGGAGATCAGGTGGTCCTTAGTGTCCATCTGAAGTTGCCTATCATGCACCTGGGTGTCAATGGCCACAGAGTAAAGCTGTTCTTCCAGCCGGAGCTGCTTGGAGAGCTGAAGGCGGCGGCTGCGGGTATCTTTACG GAAGCCAACAAAGACACAGGTGATGATGGCCAGGCCTCCACCTCCCCTACACAACCACTACGTCAAAAAACCTACAGAAGGAAGTCACTCGGTCAACTCAAAG TTCTTCCAATGTCTCCCCTGAGCAGCGACGAAACCTTGGTTGCCAAG ACTTCTCAGAGTAGAGCAGAGATCCTCTTCGATAAAGTTGGAGGCTCGATGCCATTGACAGACGCTG gtgttctTGCAGGGGCGGAGCCAGAGATCTTTCTAGAAGACAAGTTGGTCGTTGGACAAGGCTGTTCTCCCCTAAATaag CGTTTCAACAGGAAGCGAGCAGCTACAGATTCAG GTTACCTGTCTCACGAATGTGACATTCTGAGGAAGCCTGCGGGGCCTCAACCTGGCGAGCCTCAGCCTGCGGGGGTGGAGCCTGAAG GGTCACCGAAGGAGCCAGCTGTGGAGCCACATGGAATTGAAAGTCCACCCATGAAAGGGGAGGAGCCTGTAAACCACCAGGAGGCGGAAACAAAGCTAGACTCAACTTCCACCATTAAGAACTCTTTTGATGTCTTCATAAGAAGCCTTGAACAGCATTACAAC GACTGCTGGCAGAAAGTCCAAACCCAAATTCTTCTTTTGCCCGAAGAATATAAACAAGAAGTCACCTCGCTTTTCGATAACATCCGTCAACAAAG gGCAGTTATGCTACACAACTTGGAGAAGTCTACATCAGTGCATGTGAAGTGTTTGGAGGAAACGTCGACATATCTCAACAGCATGAGCTCACGGATTCAG GTGTTCTTCCAGTCGGAGCAGCGCAAACTGTCGGATTTCTGTGAGCAGCACCATGtgatgtgcgtgtgtgacctTTTGACCCAGTTGAAGTGGGTCTGGCGTCTGGTCTAA